From Achromobacter spanius, a single genomic window includes:
- a CDS encoding cation diffusion facilitator family transporter, whose amino-acid sequence MTSRTALFDLRSEQGVLRISIAVTLCIAVIGIGFGVASGSFSIVFDGVYSLVDASMSALSLVVVRLITSYATSRQLPRKLRERFTMGFWHLEPMVLALSGILLSGVAIYALINAISSLLKGGRDLEFGLALVYAVLTLTACVAIALAEARANRRIRSAFLHMDLKGWIMSASITAALLVAFCIGFGVQGTRWEWISPYIDPAVLAVVCAVIIPLPLSVIRQALSEMLLVTPADLKQHVDSVAQAFVQRHGFASYRAYVAKVGRSQEIELYFIVPAETPARGIGAWDSLRDEIGEALGADSPDRWLTVVFTGDPEWAE is encoded by the coding sequence ATGACCTCGCGAACGGCATTGTTCGACCTGCGCTCGGAGCAGGGCGTGTTGCGGATATCCATCGCGGTCACGCTTTGCATTGCCGTCATCGGCATCGGCTTCGGCGTGGCCTCGGGATCGTTTTCCATCGTCTTTGACGGCGTCTATTCACTGGTCGACGCCAGCATGAGCGCGCTATCGCTGGTGGTCGTCCGCCTCATCACCTCGTACGCCACGTCCCGGCAACTGCCGCGCAAGCTGCGCGAGCGCTTCACGATGGGGTTCTGGCACCTGGAACCCATGGTGCTCGCGCTGAGCGGCATATTGCTCAGCGGCGTGGCGATCTACGCGCTCATCAATGCGATCAGCAGCCTGCTGAAAGGGGGGCGCGATCTGGAATTTGGCCTGGCGCTTGTCTATGCCGTGCTGACCCTCACGGCCTGCGTGGCGATCGCGCTGGCCGAGGCGCGCGCCAACCGCCGGATCCGGTCGGCATTCCTGCACATGGACCTGAAGGGCTGGATCATGTCGGCCAGCATTACGGCGGCGCTGCTGGTGGCGTTCTGTATCGGTTTTGGCGTGCAGGGCACGCGATGGGAATGGATTTCGCCCTACATCGACCCGGCCGTGCTGGCGGTGGTGTGCGCCGTGATCATCCCCTTGCCGCTGTCGGTCATCCGCCAGGCGTTGTCCGAGATGCTGCTGGTCACGCCTGCCGATCTGAAACAGCACGTGGACTCGGTGGCGCAGGCCTTCGTGCAGCGCCATGGCTTCGCGTCGTATCGCGCGTACGTCGCGAAGGTCGGCCGTTCGCAGGAAATCGAGTTGTATTTCATCGTGCCGGCCGAGACGCCGGCGCGGGGCATCGGGGCGTGGGACAGCCTGCGCGACGAGATCGGGGAGGCGCTTGGCGCCGACAGCCCCGATCGCTGGCTGACGGTGGTGTTCACCGGCGACCCGGAGTGGGCGGAATAG
- a CDS encoding NAD(P)H-dependent oxidoreductase, whose protein sequence is MHALIVVAHPDAKSLTHAIAQHVAHGVADGDAHEAAQQVPETGPLHTFEVADLAAEGFDPRFTQADVDLHLTRSNPPADVTAEHARLDRADALVLVYPVHWWSFPALLKGWIDRVFTNGWAYDAIPDGKVVKRLQRLQVHLVASGGADMRTYARHGYFGAMKTQIDHGIFGYCGARVATSDLLVASDAGYPEAHLTAARAIGQRIFAPQP, encoded by the coding sequence ATGCACGCGCTTATCGTTGTTGCTCATCCCGACGCGAAATCCCTTACACACGCCATCGCCCAACATGTCGCGCATGGGGTCGCGGATGGGGACGCACATGAGGCCGCGCAGCAGGTCCCGGAAACCGGACCGCTGCATACATTCGAGGTAGCGGACCTGGCCGCCGAAGGCTTCGACCCCCGCTTCACCCAGGCCGACGTGGACCTGCATCTGACCCGCTCGAACCCGCCCGCCGACGTGACCGCCGAACACGCGCGCCTGGATCGGGCCGACGCGCTGGTGCTGGTGTATCCCGTGCACTGGTGGTCGTTTCCCGCCTTGTTGAAGGGCTGGATCGACCGCGTGTTCACCAATGGCTGGGCCTATGACGCCATCCCCGACGGCAAGGTGGTCAAACGCTTGCAGCGGCTGCAGGTGCATCTGGTCGCCAGCGGCGGCGCCGACATGCGCACGTATGCGCGGCACGGCTACTTCGGCGCGATGAAGACGCAAATTGATCACGGTATCTTCGGCTACTGCGGCGCGCGCGTGGCAACATCCGATCTGCTGGTGGCGTCCGACGCCGGATACCCCGAAGCGCACCTGACCGCCGCGCGGGCCATCGGCCAGCGGATCTTTGCCCCGCAGCCGTGA
- a CDS encoding TetR/AcrR family transcriptional regulator: protein MTSPPAPSPRRRLSKDARQRQLIDVSWALIRDEGTDALTLGRLAEQAGVSKPVVYDHFGTRNGLLAALYQDFDQRQTAIIDDAIAASKATLQAKADVIATRYVECVSAQGREIPGVLAALNGSPELAAVKTQYQHAFIRKCQDILAPFAGPQGVSLAGLWGMLGAADALSQAAVAGDITQQAARDELFRIILDLVKRARAPAN, encoded by the coding sequence ATGACGTCCCCACCCGCCCCCTCCCCCCGCCGCCGATTGTCCAAGGACGCGCGGCAACGCCAGCTCATCGACGTGTCCTGGGCGCTGATCCGCGACGAAGGCACGGACGCGTTGACGCTGGGTCGTCTAGCTGAGCAGGCCGGGGTCTCCAAGCCCGTCGTCTACGACCACTTCGGCACACGCAACGGGCTGCTGGCGGCGCTATACCAGGATTTCGACCAGCGCCAGACCGCGATCATCGACGACGCCATTGCTGCCAGCAAAGCCACACTGCAAGCCAAGGCAGATGTCATCGCGACCCGGTACGTGGAATGCGTGTCGGCGCAAGGGCGTGAAATCCCCGGCGTGCTCGCGGCGTTGAACGGCTCCCCGGAACTGGCAGCGGTAAAGACGCAGTATCAGCACGCGTTCATCAGGAAATGCCAGGACATCCTCGCGCCGTTCGCCGGCCCGCAAGGCGTTTCCCTGGCAGGTCTGTGGGGCATGCTGGGCGCGGCCGACGCGCTGTCGCAGGCCGCTGTCGCAGGCGACATCACCCAGCAAGCCGCGCGCGACGAACTGTTCCGGATCATTCTGGACCTGGTCAAACGCGCACGCGCCCCCGCCAACTAG